TCGCTAATAAATAAACCAACAGGTTGCCCTTGTGTTGAGTAATTTTTTCCTGAAAAAACACCATGTCCATTATTTTTAAACACCATTACACTATATGAAGATTGATTTGTAATCACAATGTCGCCATCACCATCACCATCAATATCTGCAATAAATACTCGTTGTGGATTAGAAACACCGCTTGCATAATTAGTAAGAGTTCCGAATGTTCCATCTCCATTATTAAAAAGTACACATATTTTATTTTGTTTAGGAATTGCTACAACAATGTCTCCGAATCCATCACCATTCAAATCAAAAATATCTAATCCATATTGTCCGTATCCGACATTATAAGTTATTGGTGAAGCAAATGTTCCATCTCCGTTATTTTTTAATACATACACATATTTACTTGTTGCATCTGAATACCAATTAATTCCGCCGCATGTTACAACAATGTCAAGGTCGCCATCTCCGTCTATGTCATAAAGTTTCGATTTCATAGGATGTCCGGCTATTCTGTAAATTTTCGGAAAACTAAAATTTCCATTACCATCATTTTTTAAAACAGATATGCTTTTGGCATAAAAATTAGCTGCGGCAATATCGCCAAAACCATCGCCGTCAACATCGCCGACACTAATATCAAAAGGCTCGACTTGAGATAAGGTATCAGTAACATAATCGGTTTTTAAGGGAAAATTTCCATTACCATCATTTGTTAAAATAGAAATGGTTTTTGATGTACCGGTTCCTTGGTATGAAGAGTTTGCAGTTATAATATCCCCAAATCCGTCTCTATTCACATCATTTACAACTACGCAAACTGGTCTTTCTCCAACATTATATGCTTTCACAGACGTGAATTTGTCGGGCATCTGATTAGTTATAATTGTAAATTGCGAGGTAAAAGCTGCAATATTGGCATTGTTAATGTCTTTTATTTTACTTGATATGTTTACTTGCACCTTTTCTCCTTTCTTAAATGGAGAATCAGGCAAATATTTTATTACGGTGTTATTTTCTGAAAACAAAAAAGTTCCCGTATGTACTCCGGAAACTTCTCCAGCTATAATTAAACTGGAATTATTAATGGTATTTGTAATAACCGGATTATTAAATGTTACCTTCACTATTACAGAAGAGTCAACATTAAATGCTCCTAATTGTGGATAAATACTTGATACGGAAGTGGTCGGATTACTTGGTGGAGCTATCTGCTGAGAAAAAGTATTTACTGCGATTTTCTCACGAAAATAAATATTTTTATTAAAATTATTTAAAAAAACACCACTATTTGAAATTTTAAATAATGATGCCGATTCAGCTCCATTTGAATTATCAACAAGAGCTAAAGTGCTATTACAAATTCCTTGAAATATAATAGCAAGTAACGCGATTATTATTTTTTTAGTTTTCATAGTTATGTTTTTTAAAAATTACAAATTTAACATTTAATTTTTTAAAATAATATCAGCGATTTAATTTTTATTATTGTCGTTGTTTTTTTTATTCCAATCGATTCGTTTATGTTTGCAATTTCCGCTTGGTTTTTTCGTAACCCATCAAACTTTTAAATAAATATTTGAAATGCAATTTTATTTATTTATTGGTTAAGGAATTTATAAAAATAGTATGCATTGATTTTTCAACAGTTTATCATCTCAGCTTAAACATTAAAATTTTATTAATTTTTTAAAAAGCTTTTTATTGATATTCTTAATTTTTATTCAAAATATTAATTTAATAGCTATTTTAATTAATATTTTTTTCAACTAATAAATTCATTAAAAAACCTTTTATCATTTTGAAATTGCTTCTATACCTGTAATTATTTCAAGTAAAACTATCAATTAATAATGATTTTTTGAGAAGTATTATATTTGTCATTACGCAGAGTTAAAATATAAATCCCATGATTTAAATTATTTATTTCCGTAAAACCATTTTCAACATTTGAATGTTTATATAGTTTTCCTTGCATATCATATAGAAATAAATTTAAATTATTACCGGATTCATTTTGAATAATTACTGAATTTGTATTATGACTTGAAATTATTTTGATACTTGGATTATCATAATTGCTAACGCTAATAATTTTACTATAAGAAGATTTTCCATCATAATCATTCTGTTGTAACCTATAATAAGATACTCCTTTGTAAGGATTGTCGTCGGTGCAACTATATTGTTTTGTTTGAATACTGTTGCCTGCTCCTTTTATTTTCATTATATTTTCAAAGTCAACACCATTCGTACTTTTTTGAACAATAAAATTATCGTTATTTATTTCCGAGGCAGTAGTCCAAGTTAAAAATGTTTTATTGGTTATATATTTTCCATTAAAATTCAATAAAGTTATAGGTAAAATGGTTTCATCTGTCCATCCAAATAAAACACCCTGGTCATAAACTCCACCAAAAAGAGTTGTCCCATATAATGTAGAACCAATTAAAAGAAGAGAATTTTCAGGATTCGCACCATATTGAAGAGGATTATAATCACCATCAAATCTAACAAAATCGTATATTTTTGTGAAAGTGCCATCAGTTTTTGTTTTAAAAAGTTCTCCGTCATTGGTTGTCCCTCCATTACGAGTCATACCCCATAAATAACCATTTATTAAAAGTAATGAACCAAACCCTGGATTTTGACCGCTATTATCATTAAAATCAAATATTTTATTATATCCTGTACCATCAATATTTATTTTATAAATAACTCCAAAATCAGATGTTCCTCCAAAATAGGTTGTGCCATATAAAATAGAACCTGATAAAGTTAACTCTCCTTCCGGTGCTGAGCCATCATCTGATACTACATCTCCAAAATTATGGAGAATACCAAATCCGGAACCATCTGTGTTAATTGTAAAAACGACTCCCATATTATTAGTCCCTCCGGCAGAAGTTGTTCCATATAATGCCGTTCCCGATAAAGCTAAAGTGGCAACCGGATAACCCCCATCTGTTCCTGCAAATGTATGGAGAACAGTATATACTGAACCAACTGTATTAAATTTAAAAATAACACCTTCGCCGCTTGAAACTCCACCGTCATAGGTTGTACCATATAAAACAGAGCCGGACATCACCAATCCGCCCCAAGGATTTAGTCCGTTATTACCGGTATTAAAACTATACAGTACTGCAAAACCGGTACCATCAGTACTTATTTTATATATTGTTCCATCGTCATAAGCCCCTCCAATCTGGGTTATTCCATATAAATTTGAACCCGATAAAACTATTGTATTTTGGGGATTTGCTCCATTAGCAACATCTGATTCATCAAAATCATGTAACTTAGAAAAACCAGTGCCATCAGGTTTAACTTTAAAAATAGTTCCGTTTCCATGCGAGCCACCCAAATATGTGGTTCCATAAAGATAAGTACCGTCATAAACCAAATTACTAAAAGATTCATAACAGTCATTGCCATTAACACCATCACCAAAAGTAGTAACTACGCTAATTTGTGCTTCCAATTGTAATGCAATAATAAATACTAAAACAACAAGAGCTAAAAGTTTTTGGGTATATTTTAGTGTTCTCATAGTTTTAGGTTTTTAAAAGTTGTTTTATGCTATCTCTGATTTGGTCGATAATTTTAATTCAAATATAACAAATTTTAACTTATTTGTCAAGATAAATTTCATATTTTTATAAAAAGTGATAAAAAAATAGAAAAACTAATAGTACTAATTATTATACTCAATTAGAATTTTTCGTAAAGAAATCAAAAATTTTATCTAATTTCACTAAAACCTGCTATATGAAACGATGCAAGTATGTAAAGAAAGCAAGAGAACTACTTTTTAAAATTTCATTTAAAAGAGAACTAAAAAATTAGGTGAATCAGATAAAATTTACTAAGTAACAAGTAGTTTACAAATAACTTGTATTTATATACTTTGAATGGTTTTATTCCGTTTTTGCCATTTAGTTTAAAGAAGGATGAACAGGGTAATTTACCCAGACGGCATATTCTTTTCCCATAGATTTAACAACATTGTTCCATAAATCGGAATTATCTGTTTTCATAATTTGAGTTTTATCGGAATCAGTAATTACCCACGAATTTTCTTTGAGCTCCTTTTCCAATTGTTTAGGTGTCCAGCCGGAGTAACCAATAAAGAATTTTATTTCGGTAGGTAAAATATTGTTATCTGAAATAAGTTTTTTTAAATCATCAAAATTGCCGCCCCAGTATATGCCTTCAACAATCAGCTCGCTGTTTGCAATTTGAGAACCGAGAGTATGAATGAAAAAGAGGGAATCGGTTTTAACAGGTCCGCCAATATAAACACTGGCATCAAATTCGGGAAAATCGGGCAAAATCTCTTTTATTTTAACATTTGCCGGTTTGTTTATAATCAAGCCGTAAGAGCCCTCTTCATTATGTTCGGCAAGCAATATTACAGAACGCTTGAAAAAGAAGTCATTTAAAAATGGTTCCGATAGTAATAATCGTCCTTTTACCGGTTCTGTATATGCTTTACTCATTATTGTAGTATATTTACAAATCTGATTTCAAAAATATGTATTTTTGGTGCAAATATAAATTTATTTTTAAAAATGATATATATTAATTCGTTATTATAAAAATACGGTATGACTGAAAAGAACGAATCGAAATATTTAAAACTTCGAAATGAATATCCATTTTTCATATATGAAAGTTTTGATATTTTTGAAGATAGTAATAAAATAATAATTTCATTTAATTTCAATTCAAGTAACAAACATTTCTTTAACCCCAAATTAGAAATTCCTAAAAAAAATATTAATTTCAAATTAAATATTAATGATAAAAAATTAAGGAACATAATTTTTAACATAGGCATGATTGAGTTCATAAGCTACTGGAAAGCCACCTGCTCACCCGAAATAATCATTAAGCCGTATTTTTTAAATGATGAACAGATTGGTTTCTGGAAAAAAGTTTATTTCAACGGACTCGGAGAATTTTTTTATAAGAATTCAATTAAGACGAGTGTAAAAGATTTTGTTAATATTAAATGTTTGTCGGATGAAAAATTGAAAAGTAACGATTTTAATGTTGATGATAGTTATTTTGTTCCCGTTGGAGGAGGAAAAGATTCTGCTGTT
The genomic region above belongs to Bacteroidales bacterium and contains:
- a CDS encoding choice-of-anchor tandem repeat GloVer-containing protein, encoding MRTLKYTQKLLALVVLVFIIALQLEAQISVVTTFGDGVNGNDCYESFSNLVYDGTYLYGTTYLGGSHGNGTIFKVKPDGTGFSKLHDFDESDVANGANPQNTIVLSGSNLYGITQIGGAYDDGTIYKISTDGTGFAVLYSFNTGNNGLNPWGGLVMSGSVLYGTTYDGGVSSGEGVIFKFNTVGSVYTVLHTFAGTDGGYPVATLALSGTALYGTTSAGGTNNMGVVFTINTDGSGFGILHNFGDVVSDDGSAPEGELTLSGSILYGTTYFGGTSDFGVIYKINIDGTGYNKIFDFNDNSGQNPGFGSLLLINGYLWGMTRNGGTTNDGELFKTKTDGTFTKIYDFVRFDGDYNPLQYGANPENSLLLIGSTLYGTTLFGGVYDQGVLFGWTDETILPITLLNFNGKYITNKTFLTWTTASEINNDNFIVQKSTNGVDFENIMKIKGAGNSIQTKQYSCTDDNPYKGVSYYRLQQNDYDGKSSYSKIISVSNYDNPSIKIISSHNTNSVIIQNESGNNLNLFLYDMQGKLYKHSNVENGFTEINNLNHGIYILTLRNDKYNTSQKIIIN
- a CDS encoding YqgE/AlgH family protein, coding for MSKAYTEPVKGRLLLSEPFLNDFFFKRSVILLAEHNEEGSYGLIINKPANVKIKEILPDFPEFDASVYIGGPVKTDSLFFIHTLGSQIANSELIVEGIYWGGNFDDLKKLISDNNILPTEIKFFIGYSGWTPKQLEKELKENSWVITDSDKTQIMKTDNSDLWNNVVKSMGKEYAVWVNYPVHPSLN